In one Chloroflexota bacterium genomic region, the following are encoded:
- the cas4 gene encoding CRISPR-associated protein Cas4, which yields MSSTSLITLTVSDVKQYSYCPRVVYFTYCLPLRRPTTYKMAEGKLEHEHIAELEQRRSLKAYGLAEGERQFNVNLYSKRLELSGKLDMVIETAGEVIPVDFKNTGGGVGLNHKYQLTAYALLVEDQWQKPVRRGFIYLAPQKKGQEVTITPNMRLFVKAALAKIRDMLERESMPPPTRRWARCVDCEFRNFCNDVV from the coding sequence GTGAGCAGCACATCTCTTATAACGCTGACGGTGAGCGATGTCAAACAGTATAGCTACTGCCCGAGGGTGGTCTATTTCACCTACTGCCTGCCTCTGCGCCGGCCAACTACCTATAAGATGGCGGAGGGCAAGCTGGAACACGAGCATATAGCCGAACTGGAGCAGCGCCGCAGCCTGAAAGCCTATGGTCTGGCTGAGGGCGAACGGCAATTCAATGTCAACCTCTACTCTAAGCGCTTAGAGCTGAGCGGCAAGCTGGATATGGTTATCGAGACGGCGGGCGAGGTCATCCCGGTGGACTTCAAGAACACGGGGGGCGGTGTCGGTCTAAATCATAAGTATCAGCTCACTGCCTATGCCCTGCTGGTAGAGGACCAGTGGCAGAAGCCTGTTCGGCGCGGGTTTATCTACCTTGCCCCCCAGAAGAAGGGACAGGAGGTCACTATAACTCCCAACATGAGGCTGTTCGTCAAAGCGGCCTTAGCCAAGATTCGAGATATGCTTGAGCGTGAGTCCATGCCACCTCCCACCCGGCGCTGGGCTCGCTGTGTGGACTGTGAGTTTCGCAATTTTTGCAATGATGTAGTCTAG
- the cas4a gene encoding type I-A CRISPR-associated protein Cas4/Csa1, translating to MYFLDEEEKRLLLRRILPQARERDIAPELRGWNWDKPPLSPIYDVRLGVYEVANKYCPTNRDVYLRRVLGVKAPPNRQMVEGNLLHGLLCKMIIAAKKAIYEHGPDCLSAEDGLQAMQMQDFVQIEAESLSEEDLEEVRMKAKQLWEYEYHRLIARVQDVLARQPHIGPDALVAMALPVTVDQRLNGAFLGLSSRLAADAFVFSESMVVDIKFGSKERFHYLTTTGYALVMESLYEYPINAGCIVYASFREGRLRVERDFHFIDDELRQWFIEERDERMRMTHEEIDPGLAEGCLPRQAGRESCPFWRHCHPG from the coding sequence ATGTATTTTCTTGATGAAGAAGAGAAGAGGCTCTTACTGCGCCGGATCCTGCCCCAGGCACGAGAGCGGGACATAGCCCCAGAGCTGCGGGGCTGGAACTGGGATAAGCCGCCCTTGAGCCCCATCTACGACGTCAGGCTGGGCGTTTATGAGGTGGCCAATAAATATTGCCCTACCAACCGGGATGTCTACCTGCGGCGTGTGCTGGGGGTGAAAGCACCACCCAATCGTCAGATGGTGGAGGGAAACCTTCTCCACGGGTTGCTCTGCAAGATGATCATCGCTGCTAAGAAGGCCATCTATGAACACGGGCCCGACTGTCTGTCCGCCGAAGACGGATTGCAGGCTATGCAGATGCAGGATTTTGTCCAGATCGAGGCCGAATCCCTCTCAGAGGAAGACCTGGAGGAGGTAAGGATGAAGGCGAAACAGCTCTGGGAATACGAGTACCATCGTCTCATCGCCAGAGTACAGGACGTTCTGGCTCGGCAGCCCCACATTGGTCCGGACGCTCTGGTGGCTATGGCCCTGCCGGTGACGGTAGATCAGAGGTTGAATGGTGCCTTCCTGGGACTCAGCTCTCGCCTTGCGGCTGATGCCTTCGTCTTCTCTGAATCTATGGTGGTGGATATCAAGTTTGGTTCAAAGGAGCGGTTCCATTATCTGACCACCACCGGCTATGCCCTGGTAATGGAAAGCCTCTATGAATATCCTATAAACGCGGGTTGCATCGTTTATGCGTCTTTTAGAGAGGGCAGGCTCAGGGTAGAGCGAGACTTTCACTTTATTGATGATGAGCTCAGGCAGTGGTTCATTGAAGAGAGGGATGAGCGGATGAGAATGACTCACGAGGAGATTGATCCTGGCCTGGCGGAGGGGTGCCTGCCCAGGCAAGCGGGCCGGGAATCCTGTCCCTTCTGGCGGCATTGTCATCCAGGCTAG
- a CDS encoding molybdopterin biosynthesis protein encodes MGKRSIYLHLVSLEEALDHIARIGESKRPASIAEEVAIVDSLGRVTAEPVFAAISSPSYNAAAMDGVAVHSADTFGASESAPVRLELGQQTVAVDTGDPLPAGFDAVIMIEDVQPVGDKAIEVIAPASPWQHVRPTGEDIVATELILPENHQIRPIDIGAMLAGGLVRVKVYRKPRVTIIPTGTELVEVGHPLEPGRIIESNSHILAGLVTLAGGVPQRLPPVADDYEAIKKAIVVAVADSDLIIINAGSSAGREDYTLTVARDMGQVLFHGVQIRPGKPAFLGLVKGKPLLGIPGYPVSAVLTFELLARPLIARWAGIRPPALGRVRARMSQKVLSPLGAEEFLRVRLGRVGEHLIATPLGRGAGALMSLVRADGVVRIPSNSEGLLAGEEVEVELYKAAEEIENTIVVRGSHDPCLDILASELKRRFPQLTLSSAHVGSIGGLLSLRRGEAHLAGIHLLDEESGEYNIPYIERFLPGRKVALVNLVYRQQGLMVAPGNPKQIRGLLDLARPGVTFINRQRAAGTRLLLDLKLREMGIIPESITGYEREVYTHMAVAAAVAGGTSDVGLGVLSAARALHLDFIPIAQERYDLAIAGEYYESPGVQRLLEVIRSKEFQERVAQLGGYDVSDTGKLLLKKD; translated from the coding sequence GTGGGTAAGCGGAGTATCTATCTTCACCTGGTATCTTTGGAGGAAGCGCTGGATCACATCGCCAGGATCGGCGAGTCTAAGCGGCCGGCCAGCATTGCCGAGGAGGTAGCGATCGTAGACTCGCTGGGTCGGGTCACAGCCGAGCCGGTCTTTGCCGCCATTTCCTCCCCTTCTTATAACGCCGCGGCTATGGACGGTGTGGCCGTTCATTCCGCTGACACCTTTGGGGCTTCGGAGAGCGCTCCTGTGCGCCTTGAGCTGGGGCAGCAGACTGTAGCGGTGGATACGGGGGACCCGCTGCCCGCCGGCTTCGACGCCGTGATCATGATTGAAGATGTTCAACCAGTGGGCGATAAGGCCATCGAGGTCATCGCTCCAGCCTCCCCCTGGCAACATGTCCGCCCAACCGGGGAGGATATCGTGGCCACAGAACTGATCCTCCCGGAGAACCACCAAATCCGACCCATAGATATTGGGGCAATGTTGGCTGGTGGGCTGGTTAGAGTGAAGGTCTACCGCAAGCCCCGCGTAACCATCATTCCAACGGGAACAGAACTGGTTGAGGTTGGACACCCTCTGGAGCCCGGGCGGATAATTGAATCCAACTCTCATATCCTGGCTGGACTGGTGACGCTCGCTGGTGGCGTTCCCCAGCGCCTACCACCAGTGGCTGACGACTACGAAGCGATCAAAAAAGCCATTGTGGTGGCAGTGGCTGACAGCGATCTCATCATCATCAATGCTGGTTCCTCGGCTGGGCGAGAGGATTATACCCTGACTGTTGCGCGGGATATGGGGCAGGTGCTCTTTCATGGCGTACAGATCAGGCCGGGTAAGCCAGCGTTTTTGGGGCTGGTCAAAGGCAAACCGCTCTTAGGCATCCCGGGTTACCCGGTCTCGGCTGTACTGACCTTCGAGCTTTTGGCCAGGCCGCTGATCGCCCGTTGGGCAGGCATCCGCCCTCCCGCCCTGGGGCGTGTGAGGGCTCGTATGTCTCAGAAGGTCCTCTCTCCCCTCGGGGCGGAGGAGTTCTTGAGGGTAAGGTTGGGCCGGGTAGGGGAGCATCTGATCGCCACCCCGCTGGGGCGTGGTGCTGGGGCCCTGATGTCGCTGGTCAGGGCTGATGGGGTCGTACGCATCCCCAGCAATAGCGAGGGTTTGTTGGCCGGAGAAGAGGTTGAGGTAGAGCTATACAAGGCAGCGGAGGAGATCGAAAACACTATCGTGGTCCGTGGCAGCCATGATCCCTGCCTTGATATCCTGGCCAGTGAGTTGAAGCGAAGGTTCCCACAGCTGACCCTCTCTTCTGCTCACGTGGGCAGCATAGGTGGTCTGCTGTCCTTGAGGAGGGGGGAAGCCCATCTGGCTGGCATTCACCTCCTCGACGAGGAGAGTGGCGAATATAACATCCCCTATATCGAACGTTTCCTGCCTGGACGAAAGGTAGCCCTGGTCAATCTGGTCTATCGCCAGCAAGGGCTGATGGTGGCCCCAGGCAACCCCAAGCAGATTCGAGGACTGCTGGATCTGGCGAGACCGGGCGTCACCTTCATCAATCGGCAAAGGGCGGCGGGCACCAGGCTCCTCCTTGATCTCAAATTGAGGGAGATGGGCATCATCCCTGAAAGCATAACCGGTTATGAGCGCGAGGTTTATACCCATATGGCCGTAGCGGCGGCGGTAGCTGGGGGTACGTCCGATGTCGGGCTCGGTGTCCTCTCCGCAGCCAGGGCCTTGCATCTCGACTTCATCCCTATCGCTCAGGAGCGCTATGACCTGGCCATTGCTGGCGAGTATTATGAGAGCCCTGGCGTACAGAGGTTGCTGGAGGTCATCCGCTCCAAAGA
- a CDS encoding dihydropteroate synthase — protein sequence MEGVRTILSTAQRSVVIGHDLPVVIIGERINPTGRKKMAAAISNGDMLMLKEEARSQVAAGAHVIDINVGVSGIDEPQAMIAAVKAVCEVVDVPICIDSSSHEAKEAGLRTFQGKALVNSVTGEEESLSQGLPLIKQFGAAVIGLCMDETGIPNTAAKRLEVARKIVQRAESLGIPREDVIIDPLCLTVGADYLAGKVALDTIALVVKELGLNVSGGVSNVSFGLPDRKPLNATFLAMTIARGLNCPITDPTQWEIRQTLLATDLMLGKDQYALRYITAYRQRQAALEQKGLAKE from the coding sequence ATGGAAGGGGTGCGAACTATCTTATCCACGGCGCAACGGAGCGTAGTAATTGGACACGATTTACCAGTGGTGATCATCGGTGAGCGTATCAACCCCACGGGGCGCAAGAAAATGGCCGCGGCCATCTCCAATGGTGATATGCTTATGCTCAAAGAGGAAGCCAGGTCCCAGGTGGCGGCCGGAGCCCACGTCATTGATATCAACGTGGGCGTGAGTGGGATCGATGAGCCCCAGGCGATGATAGCAGCAGTAAAAGCCGTGTGTGAGGTCGTCGATGTGCCCATCTGCATCGATTCCTCCAGCCACGAGGCTAAGGAAGCTGGATTGCGCACCTTTCAGGGGAAAGCCCTGGTCAATTCGGTGACGGGGGAGGAAGAATCTCTGAGCCAGGGCCTGCCCCTCATCAAGCAATTCGGTGCGGCAGTCATCGGCCTTTGTATGGACGAGACAGGTATCCCGAATACAGCCGCTAAACGTCTTGAGGTAGCCCGGAAGATCGTCCAAAGGGCAGAGAGCCTGGGCATTCCGCGGGAGGATGTCATCATTGATCCCCTCTGCCTCACCGTTGGCGCTGATTATCTGGCCGGTAAGGTCGCTTTGGACACGATAGCGCTGGTGGTCAAGGAGCTAGGGCTTAACGTTAGCGGTGGAGTCAGCAACGTCTCCTTCGGACTGCCTGACCGCAAGCCCCTCAACGCCACTTTTTTAGCGATGACCATCGCTCGTGGGTTAAATTGTCCCATCACCGACCCCACTCAATGGGAGATTCGCCAGACGCTCCTGGCGACGGACCTGATGCTGGGGAAAGATCAGTACGCCTTGCGCTATATCACAGCCTATCGCCAGAGACAGGCGGCCCTGGAGCAAAAAGGTCTCGCGAAGGAGTGA
- a CDS encoding HEPN domain-containing protein, translated as MRKEVRDTMDGAWYDYATAGDMWHAGRYNYVAFLCQQAVEKMLKAAVMSYKRRLYPKGHNLLELIQEAGLSLPENLLTTALRLSPHYLVSRYLNAAGGRYWELYNESIASELLAQTRGLLEWLKGKIESRP; from the coding sequence ATGCGTAAAGAAGTCAGGGATACCATGGACGGTGCCTGGTATGATTATGCCACCGCAGGAGACATGTGGCACGCTGGGCGATACAACTACGTGGCCTTTCTCTGTCAACAGGCTGTGGAAAAGATGCTCAAGGCAGCCGTCATGAGCTATAAGAGGCGTCTTTATCCTAAGGGACATAATCTCCTGGAGCTGATCCAGGAAGCGGGACTTTCTCTGCCTGAGAATTTGTTGACCACAGCTTTGCGCCTGAGTCCTCATTATTTGGTTTCGCGCTACTTGAACGCCGCCGGTGGCCGCTACTGGGAGCTTTACAACGAGTCAATCGCTTCTGAGTTGTTGGCCCAAACAAGGGGGCTTTTGGAATGGTTAAAGGGCAAAATAGAATCAAGGCCATGA
- the cas2 gene encoding CRISPR-associated endonuclease Cas2, which produces MTSLLIYDIPDDALRNKVADICLDYGLERIQYSAFLGEINHNRQEELLQKIKRKVGKKTANVQLFLICEKDLRLRKTVIIAGE; this is translated from the coding sequence ATGACCTCCCTTCTCATCTACGACATACCCGATGATGCCTTGCGCAATAAGGTGGCCGACATCTGCCTGGACTACGGCTTGGAGCGCATCCAGTATAGCGCCTTCCTGGGGGAGATTAATCACAACCGGCAGGAGGAACTCCTGCAAAAGATCAAGCGAAAAGTGGGGAAGAAAACGGCCAATGTGCAGCTCTTCCTCATCTGTGAAAAAGACCTGCGCTTAAGAAAGACGGTGATTATAGCTGGTGAATAG
- a CDS encoding nucleotidyltransferase domain-containing protein gives MVKGQNRIKAMIQRYVNELAREIQVEKVILYGSHARGDYFEESDIDLIVISSDFELINPLERLEFLALRWRMPKAAEILGYTPAEFQTLLQGFSIVSEAIKEGQTVYEMGAQQRR, from the coding sequence ATGGTTAAAGGGCAAAATAGAATCAAGGCCATGATCCAGCGCTATGTGAACGAGCTCGCCCGGGAGATTCAGGTAGAGAAGGTCATCCTTTACGGTTCGCACGCCCGTGGCGATTATTTCGAGGAGAGCGACATTGACCTCATCGTCATCTCCTCAGACTTTGAGCTGATTAACCCCCTGGAGCGTCTGGAGTTTTTAGCGCTTAGATGGCGCATGCCCAAGGCGGCGGAGATTTTGGGATATACCCCGGCGGAATTTCAAACCCTTTTACAGGGATTCTCCATCGTCTCAGAGGCTATAAAAGAGGGCCAGACGGTATATGAAATGGGCGCTCAGCAAAGACGGTGA
- a CDS encoding molybdopterin-binding protein: MAEMFTVLTPQDALRRLLEHLDSCPTPTETLPLMESVGRILAEEIASPADLPPFARSSMDGYAVRAQDTFGASEGNPVYLSVVGEVMMGEEATIPLGQDQAVRISTGGMRPIGADAVVIVEDTQLVAADMVEVRRAVAPEDNVAQVGEDIRKGEILLTRGHRLRPWDLGALAGVGLSQVRVFRRPRVAIIATGDELIEPGKEPQPGQISDINSYTLAALVTEAGGIALRQGIVGDDYTTLRAKAEYVLATADMLLLSGGSSVGTRDLTSRVMSDLGEPGIIVHGVAVRPGKPTILAVAKGTPIFGLPGQPVSTIVIFDLLVKPVIQQLAGYQVRLQERVWLRAYMARNVASAPGREEYIRVRLENRDGELWAVPILGKSSSISTMIRADGLAIIPLNKEGVEMGEAVEVRLL; encoded by the coding sequence ATGGCCGAAATGTTCACCGTCCTCACCCCTCAAGATGCCCTGCGGCGCCTCCTGGAGCATCTGGACAGTTGTCCCACGCCCACAGAGACGCTGCCACTTATGGAGAGTGTGGGGCGTATTCTGGCTGAGGAGATAGCCTCACCAGCAGACCTGCCCCCGTTCGCCCGCTCCAGCATGGACGGCTATGCCGTGCGCGCTCAAGATACCTTCGGGGCTTCAGAGGGCAACCCGGTCTACCTGAGTGTCGTTGGGGAGGTGATGATGGGGGAGGAGGCGACGATACCGCTTGGCCAAGACCAGGCCGTCAGGATCAGCACAGGAGGGATGCGGCCCATTGGGGCAGATGCTGTCGTCATCGTCGAGGATACCCAACTCGTTGCTGCGGATATGGTTGAGGTGAGGAGGGCCGTTGCCCCTGAGGATAACGTGGCTCAGGTTGGTGAGGATATTAGAAAAGGGGAGATTCTCCTAACCCGGGGGCACAGGTTGCGCCCCTGGGATTTGGGGGCCCTGGCCGGGGTGGGGCTAAGCCAGGTGAGGGTTTTCAGGAGGCCGCGTGTGGCCATCATCGCCACGGGAGACGAGCTGATCGAGCCGGGGAAGGAGCCACAGCCCGGTCAAATCAGCGATATCAACTCCTACACCCTGGCTGCTCTGGTCACCGAGGCGGGAGGCATCGCCCTGCGGCAAGGCATTGTTGGCGACGATTATACCACTCTGCGGGCGAAGGCTGAGTATGTCCTGGCTACAGCAGACATGCTTTTGCTTTCCGGGGGTAGCTCTGTCGGTACGCGTGATCTCACCTCTCGAGTGATGAGCGACCTGGGCGAGCCAGGCATCATCGTTCACGGCGTAGCGGTCAGGCCAGGCAAGCCGACCATCCTGGCCGTCGCCAAGGGCACGCCGATATTTGGCTTGCCCGGACAGCCTGTCTCGACTATCGTTATCTTCGATCTCTTGGTGAAGCCGGTCATCCAGCAGCTGGCCGGCTACCAGGTTCGTCTTCAAGAGCGGGTGTGGTTGCGGGCCTATATGGCCCGTAATGTCGCCTCTGCGCCGGGTCGAGAGGAATATATCAGGGTCAGATTAGAGAATAGAGACGGCGAGCTCTGGGCCGTGCCTATCCTGGGTAAGTCGAGCTCCATCTCCACCATGATTAGGGCTGATGGACTGGCCATTATCCCTCTCAATAAAGAGGGAGTAGAGATGGGGGAGGCGGTTGAAGTCAGATTACTTTAG